The genome window CGGTCATGGCTGATCACCACCGCACAGCCGACAAAATTCAGCAACCCTTCTTCCAACGCGCGCATGGTGTTGACATCGAGATCATTGGTGGGTTCGTCGAGCAGAATCACGTTGGCGCCCTGTTTCAGCGCCATGGCCAGATGCACCCGGTTTCGCTCCCCGCCGGACAACAGGCCGACTTTTTTCTGCTGATCGCTGCCGATAAAATTGAATTGGCCCACATAGGCGCGCGAGTTCATCTCGCGATGGCCCAGCTTGATCTTTTCCGCTCCGCCGCTGATCATCTCCCACACAGTTTTTTCCGGGTCTAAAGAAGCACGGCTCTGATCCAAATAGGCCAGCTGCACGGTTTCACCGATACGGATCACGCCCCCGTCCGGTTGTTCGTCCTGCACAATCAATCGGAACAAAGTGGTCTTGCCCGCCCCGTTGGGCCCGATGACGCCGATGATGCCGCCGGGGGGCAGATTGAAGGAAAAGTCCTGAAAGAGAATTTTATCGCCGAAAGACTTGCGGATACTCTCCGCCTGAATCACCACCTTGCCCAGGCGCGGACCGGCTGGAATGTACAGCTCCAATTCCTTTTGCCGTTGGGCGCTCTCCTCTTCCAGCAGTTGTTCATAAGCGTTGATGCGCGCTTTGGACTTGGCTTGCCGCGCTCTGGGCGTCATCCGGATCCATTCCAGCTCCCGCTGCAACGTCTTTTGCCGCTCGGTCTCCTTTTTTTCCTCCTGCAGCAACCGCGCCTGCTTCTGTTCCAGCCAGGAGGAGTAATTCCCCTTCCAGGGAATGCCTTGGCCGCGGTCCAGCTCTAAAATCCAACCGGCGACGTTATCAAGAAAATAGCGGTCATGGGTGACTGCGATGACCGTGCCCGGGTACCGGTTCAATTCCGCCTCCAGCCACAGCACGGTCTCGGCATCCAGATGGTTGGTCGGCTCATCGAGCAACAGGATGTCGGGCTTTTGCAGCAACAGCCGGCAAAGCGCCACACGACGCCGCTCGCCGCCGGAGAGCACCTTCACCGGCGTATCGCCGGCCGGACAGTTGAGCGCGTCCATGGCCAGCTCCAAACGCGAATCCAGATCCCAGGCGTTCAGCTGATCGAGCTTTTCCTGAACCCGGCCCTGCCGTTCGATCAGGGCATTCATCTCCTCATCGCTCATGGGTTCGCTGAATTGAGCGTTGATCCGTTCATACTCGGCGAGAATGTCGACGACCTCCTGCACCCCCTCTTGGACGATCTCTTTCACGGTTTTGCTCTCATCCAAAACCGGCTCCTGCTGCAACAGGCCCACGCTGTAACCCGGAGAGAGCACGGTCTCGCCGATGAAATCCTTGTCGATCCCGGCCAAAATCCGCAACAGCGTGCTCTTGCCGGACCCGTTGAGTCCGAGCACGCCGATTTTGGCGCCGTAGAAATAGGAAAGGTAGATGTCTTTCAACACGGCTTTCTGCTGATAGATCTTGCTGACGCCGATCATCGAATAGATGACCTTGTTGGGTTCATTAGCCATGGAGCCTCTTGTGGTTAAGGTTGAGGGTGGACGACAAACAGTACAACCTGTCGGCGTCGCTAAAATACTCGCTATACAAAAACAAAGCCTTTCAGATTGTACAATAAAAGAGACAACCGAAAGGCGACGCCGGTCAGGCAAGCACTCTGGCTGTATGGCAGGTACAAACTTTATCTAGTGCAGCTTTAAACAATTTTTAAAAAAACGAAGCAATCTCCTGCGGCATTAAAAGCCCGCAACCCCGTATTCTGAAAAGCGAAAAGCCATCGCGAAGGGTGAGGAATCTATGGACGAACAGCTCTTATCCCATTCACAGGTTCGGTTCGTCGCTAGATCCTTCAGCGCTCAAAATCTGCAAACAGCGCTGCAACACATTGGCTTGCGCTTCAGGATGAGAAAATGGGTGGTGTGGCCATCAATCATTTTAACGCCCAGCTCTGCGAGCCCGAGTTAAATAATCTACCCCGCTGCAAGATGTTGCACGTCGGATAGAGTGGCAGGGTTAGAAATCAAGATTCAAGAATAGAGTCCAATATTTCGAATGATGGCCTGTTGCATTGCAGCAAACTGCCATATCAAATTTAGGAGTCCATGCTTGTTGAGATTCCCTTCGGCGTCTCGCTTCTTTCTTAGCCAATTGAGAAAGAATAAAATAGTTCAAAAATAGGCCAACAATGGCTCCGATCCCCCACCCATTAAAACGCCTCTGACTCGATCGTCATTTTGCTCTATTGATAAAGCACCAATAGTTCCGCCAAGAAAAAAGCCAAAAAAACTACCCATAACCACAGCGCTTACTTTTGCAGTCGTGGTAAACGTGGTGTCCGCACTGTTTAATGTTGAACATGGAATTGTATTGATTTCAACATTGTTAGGACTCATTTCTTGAGAAAAAAGTGGGACGACATTTATGAAAACACCTGAAATGAGCATAAAGAGAGTAAATCTTGTTATCTTGTCATCCGATATTTTAATGGATATTTTTTCTACTAGTTCGCTCGAGGACACAACTTGAATCCCAAATTTTTCTGTTGCTTGAAAATCAGCGTTATGGTATGAGATGATACAATCACTGCGGGTTTATTTAACCAACGTCCACTTGCCGCTCAAGCGCTGATCCCGCCATTGCACGACATACAGATAGGCGCCGGTTCCAGCCTGTCGACCATTCGTCGTCTCTCCGTTCCAGTGCAAAATGTACGATCCCGCCGCCTGCCGGCCGGCCCGGCGTTGATAGACCTCCTCCCCACGCAGG of bacterium contains these proteins:
- the ettA gene encoding energy-dependent translational throttle protein EttA — its product is MANEPNKVIYSMIGVSKIYQQKAVLKDIYLSYFYGAKIGVLGLNGSGKSTLLRILAGIDKDFIGETVLSPGYSVGLLQQEPVLDESKTVKEIVQEGVQEVVDILAEYERINAQFSEPMSDEEMNALIERQGRVQEKLDQLNAWDLDSRLELAMDALNCPAGDTPVKVLSGGERRRVALCRLLLQKPDILLLDEPTNHLDAETVLWLEAELNRYPGTVIAVTHDRYFLDNVAGWILELDRGQGIPWKGNYSSWLEQKQARLLQEEKKETERQKTLQRELEWIRMTPRARQAKSKARINAYEQLLEEESAQRQKELELYIPAGPRLGKVVIQAESIRKSFGDKILFQDFSFNLPPGGIIGVIGPNGAGKTTLFRLIVQDEQPDGGVIRIGETVQLAYLDQSRASLDPEKTVWEMISGGAEKIKLGHREMNSRAYVGQFNFIGSDQQKKVGLLSGGERNRVHLAMALKQGANVILLDEPTNDLDVNTMRALEEGLLNFVGCAVVISHDRWFLDRICTHIISFEGDSKVVYFEGNFSDYQENRRQRLGKDADVPHRVKYKRLTR